CCCGAAGCTCAGCAGAGGGGACTTGTTACAAACCTCCAAGCTGGGCTGCGGGCACGCGCCGCCAGCTGCACACACGCCCCTGACTTGCCCGCCAACCGTTCAGAGAGTGTGGCTCCGTGAAGACAAGCAGAGTGCAGACTCGTGGACGTgaccccgggggtggggggcactcaCAGAGGGAGACACGTGCTTGCGTCAACTGGGAAAAGGACAGAGAGGTGAAACAAGGCGGCACCTGCctcagggagagaggaggatgaGGACGGACAGGGCGCGGCCGGGCTTCTCGCAGACGAGCCCTTGGAGCCACACAGATGCTTAGGTGATGGCAAAACAGAATCAAATCAAAGTGCACAAGCAATTCCTAAAATCGTGCTCGGCGGGAAACAGCCTGACTGCACGTCAGGCTTAACCACGCAGAAAGGATTTATCTCGGGGGCCTTAAAAACATCACACTTTGGGTTCCAGCTGTGGCAGATACGTGTGTAGAAAACCAGCTGTCTTGCTGAGAACAGTTAGGAAATCTTGATAAAATTTAGCAACAAAAAAGTCTGTTGGGGAGGCGTTGGAGAATGACGAAGGTGCCGGGACTTGAGCGACCCGAGGTTTGGGGTCCCCAGAGGAGTGACCCCCTGCGGGGCACCCCCGGCAGAGCCCCGAGTCCACGAAGGCGCCTGCCCCCCGGACGGCCTCCCAGCCGTGGCCCCTGCGTGAGGTCCGCCATCCAGCAGAGGCCTCCTTCCGTGGTGATGCTCTCGGCCTCGGGCCACGTGGGCCTGCGGGTTTGCTGCGTGGATAGCGCCGTCCTCGGCGGGGGCGGTGGCTACGGTCATCTGAGGGCTGCACCTCCGGTCCTCTTTGCTGAACACGAGAGGCTTGTCCCCTCGTCTGCTTTgaatttcaagataaatgaaaTGCTGTGTCTGAAGTCAAAGCGGAGGTACCACATGAGGCTGGATGCCCTGTGTGCAAAGTGACGTGATTTTCTGTTGCACCGAATGGTCTTAGCCTTACCTTCACGTCAGGGCTGTTGGTTAGATTTCAACAATGAAGGCAGGAGCGCTGGACACCCTGAGGGTCTGGGgcctccctcctttcccagccTTCCCTGGAGACCACCCTTTACCCtactcattttgcagatgagggttCGGGGTCGGGGGGCGGGGTGCAGGGAGCCGGGCTCAGAGCTGGTGGCTCTGGTTGCCGTGCCCCCGGCACCTGGCTCTGGAGTGGGTGACAGGAGGCACGTGCTATATTTTCCCTCCAGCGAGAAGAATCGAATAAAGCGGGTGTGCAGAGCactcctggggtggggtggggggcagcccgGCCCGCTGGGGGCTCTGCAGCCCAGCCCCTGTGCGCTGTCGCTCCGCAGGGCTGCTGGTCAACCTGTCACTTATCCCTGTCATGGGCGGCCTGGCGCTGTGCACGGCCACCGAGATGAGCTTCAACTTCCTGGGGTTTTCGGCCGCCTTGTCCACCAACATCATGGACTGGTGAGTCCGAGGGGCGCGTCCCGTGCCGCATGGGGTTCCGTgtcccgcggggggggggggggcggatgtCACGCCCCGGTGGTGGCTGAGCCGTCGTGCTGACACCTCTGCACAGCCTGCTCTCTCGGCATCACCGCTtctgaggaaagagaggaaacagCAGCAACACGGTGTCCGAGGGTTTCTCGTTGCCGTTACTTCCAAAGAAAAACAGGCCCATCTGGAGGGTTTGACTAATAACAGCTGAGAAATGAAAAACTCATTGAAAAATGCAAAATCACCTTTCATTTCACTCCTCACGCTTTGCTGTGTTTCCTTCGGCCTCTCCCAGACACGGTCCAGCTCACGTCATAGTTTGCATCTCGCCTGTTCACTCCGAGCGCAGGATGGTCTCCAGAGGCCTCCTTGCTCACCCGCAGACGCTCCAGGCCGCACGACTTACATCTGCAGGAAACAGCTTCACACGGGTCTCCCTCGAGGTTTCTGACTGGCCTGCAGCGTAAACCCCTAGGAGGGGGACGGGCCCTGTAAACGTCTGCGGCAGGCTCGTTGCTCTGGTTTAAGTCCCCTTGGCCGGCGCACCCAGTGTCCAGGGAGCAGTGTCGGCCTTCGGGCTGCTGAGCCCTCCGGTTCCCGGGAAGCTGGACACCGTCCGGCCGTCCCATTGGCCACGGCAGACGCGCCCGGCCGGCAGTTTAGTCTCTGCTTTGTTCCCCAGGGCCTTCCTGAGCTCACAGTGTCCCGCGGCCGCCGCCGAGCAGGGCCGGGTAACCTCAGGCACATCCTCGCCTCCGAGACCTCAGGTTTCCCACCTGTGAAAGGGGCAGCGCAGCCCGGCTCGCAGCAGACGCCAGGGCCACCCCCAAGGAGCGACCGTGTGTCCCTGTTTCTGGAGGACATGGCGCTTCGACCGTGTGAGGTGCCGTCTGACCTCTCGTgacctcttcttttctttattctagtTTGCAGAACGTTTTCTCCAAAAAGCTCCTCAGCGGGGACAAATATAGGTTCTCGTAAGTGTCACTGCTCCATGGAGACCCAGCCACCCTGTGCCCTCACCCCTCCCATTTCATGGCGCCTTTAAAAGAACCTTGTTGAAACTTGGGAGAAAACCCCACCTGTTTCCAACTGCCCCTTGGCCGGCTCGTTTGACGCTGCCTGTCACCGTCCCGTGGCCGGTGGGTCGCCTGTCGGGCCCGGCCGTGCGTATCATCTGGGAGGAGATAAATAAACTGGAGCGCGCTGGTTCCGCGGGGGGCGAGGGCGGGCCGAGGCGGGGAGAGGACTGGGCGCCTGTCCCCGCAGGGCTGCGGAGCTGCAGTTCTACACCAGCGCGGCCGCCGTGGCCATGCTTGTCCCGGCCTGGATCTTCTTCATGGTGAGTCCAGCGCTGGCGCCTTCCCGGGTCGGGGCGAGCCCCGGGCGCCGGGCGAGCTGAGTACGCAGAGGCCGCCACGCGCCCGGGGCGTGGGGGGCACTGAGCGAAGCAAACCCGTGCGGGTCCTGTGTGGGTCCGGTGCCCACGGGAGCCAAGCCCCAGCCAGCAGTTCCCGGAAACTTTGCTGTGTGGGTTTTTAGGTGCACTTTTGTGTTGTTGTGTTTTGGCCGCACCtcagggcttgtgggatcttagttccccgaccagggattgaacccgggccacggcagtgaaagtgccgagttttaaccactggaccgccagggaattcctgcacttgttttttttttttttttttaattaatttgtttgtttatttattcttggctgtgttgggtcttcgttgctgtgcgcgggctttctctagttgcggcgagcaggggctactcttggttgcggtgcgcgggcttctcgttgcggtggcttctcttgttgcggagcacgggctctagcgtgtgggctcagtagttgcagcacgcgggctcagtagttgtggctcgcgggctctagagcgcgggctcagtagttgtggcacacggacttagttgctccacggcatgtgggatcttcccggaccagagctcaaacccgtatcccctacattggcaggcggattcttagccactgcgccaccagggaagtcccccccaccccgccttgtTTTTTATTACTACTCTTATTTAAAAACATCGTGACCACCACTGAACAAGTCCCAGGGCAGAAGCTTATGAAACAGAGAGCAGTatgtcccccagcccctcccaggcccGCTCCTGGTGGAGCTGCCTCCCTGACGTGTCTGCGTGGGCACAGACACGCTCCTGTGCTCACACGTGTCATGGGATCCCGTCAGTCCTACAGAAGCACAGGTGCGCGTCTACGCAGCCCTCTCTTTTTGACACAAGTGGAACTGGGCTGTCCTGTCCTACAGCCGGGCTCCAGCGTGTGGCTGGACCCTGGGCCGGGGCCTGGGTGTCAGCAGCGCGGGCGTCCCTCTGGCTCTGGCACAGGACTTGCCGGTCATCGGGAGGAGCTTCCGCGCCAGCCAGGACGTGCTGCTTCTGCTGCTGGCGGATGGCGTCCTGTTCCACCTGCAGAGCGTCTCGGCCTACGCCCTCATGGGGAGGATCTCCCCCGTGACCTTCAGGTAAGGACCGCACCTCCCAGGAGCTGAAGTGCCTCCAGGTCACGTGCGGAGGGGAACGCTTGCCATCTGCACGTTTTAGAAGAGGTGTTCGTGGTTGTGGAATCACAAATGTAGCGATCGCTGTGGTCTCGGGTCGTAATTACTAGGCCGTTCTGTATTGGTGCCGTGTGAGACGTGAACAGAAAAGTCTGTGAAACAGATCTGTAGGGCAATCCTCACTGGGGTTCTGTGCAGAAGCAGAAATCTTTGCAGCGGTGTGAGTGTACTTCTGCCCGAAACAGCACTGTCCGTGGAATCTCCCAGGATGACGGACTGTCCCGCTTCTGGGCCGCCCAGGGTGGGAGCCGCAGGCCACGTGTGCTCCTGAGCACCTGGGGCGTGCCAAGTGCCACGAGGAACCAACGTCTGACATTTCTCTAACTTTAATCACTTCACACTTGAGCAGCCACACGTGGCCGTCGGCTCCCTGCTGGTAACTTAGCACTGAGCTCAGGTCTCCCAGGCTTCTTCTCTGTAACTGGGCAGACTTAGCGAAAGCGAAAGCGTGATTTGACACCGGAGCGTTTTCAGGAACAACTAGAAAGGAATCGGCCCGGGTTGCCAGCAGGCCTGGAAATCCATGCAGTGATGTCAGCGGGTCTGCCTGTCACGTTGTCGTAGAAGCCAACGGGCCTTTGTCCTTTAACTTCATAACTGTCACTGGAGAGCGGAATTGTACCCAGAAGTGATGGCAGCAGGTGCGTCGCTGCCCTTGGGCCTGGCGGGGTGCACGCGCCCTCTGCCCGAGTCCCGGAGGGGAGCTGCCTGCAGGGCCCTCGAGGGCAGCTTGACTGCTGAGGTCTCCTGAAGCTCTCGCTCGCTGTCACAGTCTGTCATACGGTCCTGTTTCCATTTAGGGCCAGGAATTATGTCCACATACCCCTGAAACTTTGTTTTTCAGTGATTGTTAGTGACGgtccaaaaaagggcagaaaacagaagaccagttctttttattttatttaaaaaaaatttttttggctgctgtACGggatatgggatctagttccccaaccagggatgaaacctgggccccctgcattggaagtgcagagtcttaaccactgggccacggAGACGGTCCCCAAACcagttctttttaaagaaaacagctttaggtagaaaagtacaaaaattaagttaaaactgTCCGCAATGACAAGCCCTGTCGTGTTCACTTTATCTTCACGAGGTCCCAGCAGTGGCTGAGCAGGGCTGTGTCACTTCCCAGATACTCTCCCTGATGATCGGTTCTCTCGGGTCCTCGCAGAGGAGGAGCCTGCCTTGCTCTGTGGAGAGCGCACTGCAGCACTGAGGGATCAGATGTCATGATGTCTATAATTTACTTAGAAATATTTCCGTCAAAAAAAGGACGAAGCAAAATAAGGCAAAATGCTGAGTGTGAAGATGGGACCCGGCTTTTTGCTGGAAGTGTCACTACTTCTCGGTGACCTTTTTCCTAGTAGGAAGGACCCCAGCTCGAAAGAGTGGGGTTAGCGGAGACGCCTTCGGCCCCCGCCGACCTCCCCGCTGTCCTCTCCCGCAGTGTCGCCAGCACCGTCAAGCACGCCCTGTCCATCTGGCTCAGCGTCATCGTTTTCGGCAACAGGGTCACCAGCCTGTCAGCCGTGGGCACCGCGCTGGTGACAGCCGGAGTCCTGCTCTACAACAAGGCCAAGCAGCGGCAGCAGGAGGCCATGCAGAGCCTGGCTGCGGCCACCAGCCAGTGCCCAGACAGCAGCCCTGAGCCGCTGCTCCCCCCGGAGCCCCGGCCACACCACTGAGCCCCGGAGCCTCAGGGGCGCCGCGCACCACGCCCGTGctcaccggcgggggaccccctTCACCTCTCCCGCTCCCTGGACAGCAGGCGTGGGGCCTCGGGCTCCACGGGTCACGGTCCGGGTGTGGGAGGTGCGGGAGGGCAGCCTTTcctgctctttcctgggatgttcGGTCAGAGCTGGGGGAGCTCGAATCGGGGTTCCAGATGTCAGCCCCTGGGCCGCAGACCACAGCTGCCACTGAGCCGTTGCCGAGCCACGTGACCTCCTCCTCCCGGCGGCCTCTGCGCACCCCCTGCAGCCAGGCCAGGCCCCGATTCCTCTGTGGGTGACGGCCCCTGGGGACAGCTGCGAAGCCGGGGCTGCAGCTAGGTGCCAGCggtctccctccccacctgcagCCGGAGCAGAGAACCCGCTTCCCCACGCCAGCCGTCGGCGGCCACCGGAGGTACGTCCGGCTCCTCGGCTGTCAGGGAGTCTGTCCACTGGGCTCGGACAGGCTGCCCCACTGCCCGGACGCGGAGGCCACGGCATCGGGGCACAGAGCAGAGAGGGGACAGCTGGGGTGCAGAGACCGGGGTTCCCTGCTCCTGAGGATGGAGTGGCCGGCCCCCGCCCGGGGCGGAGCTGCCCGCATCAGCACCACTGAGGAGCGAAGGCGGCCCCACCCCTTTCCGTGCCTGCTGCGCCGAGCTCCTCACCACCTGAAGGTCTAGCCCTCACCTGCGGCCGGGGCGTCCCCAGAGGCCCAGACGTGGCTTCCAGCCCAAGGCTGTGGGCAGCCCCCCGCGGTGTCTGGCTCAGGGAGGGGGCTGCTGTCCCTTCTGCCCCCCTGGGTGAGAGGCAGGCTGTTCGGGGCGCCCCCGGGGAGCACCCGCCCGCACTCAGCTGGTCAGGAGCCTTGCCTTGTCTCATCAACGAGGCTGTTAGGACTTTCCCTCGTGAATGATGAGCAGGACGAGTGTGGAATATTTACAGTTTTTGTTGTGCTGCGTTTAAAATGACAGTGTAGGTTTTTAAAAGGAGACACAGGCATGGGTGGCTTCTGGAAGGCATCGTGTATGCCACGTAAACCACAGTCAGACCCGCGGCCCGGCCCGCCGCCTCCGGAGCACACAGCCCGACGGCCAGGTGTCTGAGGCCTGTGGTGGGGCTGAGGCTCCGTCCCTCACTTCACCCCTTGCCTCGCAGCCTGTTGGGATTTCTGACCGGGAcgcagcccctccctcccgccaGGCTCGGGCTCTGGGGCTTGTCCGGTGCAGCCCTACTCGGGGCCGTGGGCTGGCGCCCTGGCCATCTCCAGCCAACCTGCGGACAGAGCCACCCGAAGGCACAAATCGTTCCCTGAGTCTCAGGCAACAGTCCCAGGTGTTCGGGGCCTGGGCTCCCTGATTGCTTCTCTGGTTTTCCAGTTGGCTTCTcaactggaaaatataaaatagccCCTCCTGGAGAGCAAATCTCTTGGAAACAAAGAGCAATAACTACATCTCATTAAGTTCCGCTAACTTTAAAAAGCTTATAATGATGATGGATTAAAATGAGGCCTTTTAAACGACAAACAACCTTTTTACGAAGCTGACCTCCTGCTCCAGAGGACGGCGGGTCCCACGCACCACCTTCACTGTGCAGGGGTTGCTCGTGTGACTTTCCCAGGTTTtatccctttcctctttttccgcttccccccaaaacaaaactaaagaggATTCTTTGGCGGTAGCTGGGGTGGCCGGCTGGTGCGTTGATCTGTGAGGACCAGAGAGGAAGCACCGTTTCCCTGGGGCTGCTGCCTCTGCCCTCAGACTGTGGCCGCTGTGCCCACGGCTGATGGTGAGACGTGAACGGAAGGGGTGCATCTGTGGTCGCCCACGGCAGACTGTCATCTGAGTGGGATCACGTGCCAGCCGCCTGTGTCCGAGTGTTGTTAGGGACCTGGGTCCCTGCCTCCTGTGGACGCGCCCCTCCCTCCACTCTCCTCCTGTTCTGATTTTCTAGATATTAGGACCAAGAAAGATTTTCCTAAATGATTAGTAAATGAGGCGATTTCTAGCAAAGCTGCTTTTGAGACTTCTCCTCGTCCCGGGTGGGAGACCGCAAAACATGTGCCGCAGCTGCATTCTGTCTGCGTCTCCACCCCTAAGTCGTCCACATGTTGGGCGTTTCCGGCACAGCCAAGAGTCAAAACCCGCAGCCTGGCGAATG
This genomic stretch from Kogia breviceps isolate mKogBre1 chromosome 1, mKogBre1 haplotype 1, whole genome shotgun sequence harbors:
- the SLC35E2B gene encoding solute carrier family 35 member E2B isoform X5; the protein is MSASTKPAALAELAPGPGEKPGGRPLLAWGPVFGHRSEKIAFGQSEGGPDGQALTVTVTETTVIEADLGVWGARALIYLTLWFFFSFCTLFLNKYILSLLEGEPSMLGAVQMLSTTLIGCVKIFVPCCLHQHKARLSYPPNFIMTMLFVGLMRFATVVLGLVSLKNVAVSFAETVKSSAPIFTVILSRTVLGEHTGLLVNLSLIPVMGGLALCTATEMSFNFLGFSAALSTNIMDCLQNVFSKKLLSGDKYRFSAAELQFYTSAAAVAMLVPAWIFFMDLPVIGRSFRASQDVLLLLLADGVLFHLQSVSAYALMGRISPVTFSVASTVKHALSIWLSVIVFGNRVTSLSAVGTALVTAGVLLYNKAKQRQQEAMQSLAAATSQCPDSSPEPLLPPEPRPHH
- the SLC35E2B gene encoding solute carrier family 35 member E2B isoform X7 → MLGAVQMLSTTLIGCVKIFVPCCLHQHKARLSYPPNFIMTMLFVGLMRFATVVLGLVSLKNVAVSFAETVKSSAPIFTVILSRTVLGEHTGLLVNLSLIPVMGGLALCTATEMSFNFLGFSAALSTNIMDCLQNVFSKKLLSGDKYRFSAAELQFYTSAAAVAMLVPAWIFFMDLPVIGRSFRASQDVLLLLLADGVLFHLQSVSAYALMGRISPVTFSVASTVKHALSIWLSVIVFGNRVTSLSAVGTALVTAGVLLYNKAKQRQQEAMQSLAAATSQCPDSSPEPLLPPEPRPHH